One stretch of Penaeus vannamei isolate JL-2024 chromosome 7, ASM4276789v1, whole genome shotgun sequence DNA includes these proteins:
- the LOC138862128 gene encoding uncharacterized protein — protein MEDILPRPALGFALALTLTLTLAHGFARALTLTFTLTLALAFAPAFFLALTLTFTLTLALAPAFFLALTLTFTLVLTLAFALTLALTLTLTLALTLALTLALIITLVLALTFTLAFIITLALALSLAFALTFTLALSLALTFALTFALALFEVFFVLFFHTS, from the coding sequence atcctccctcgccccgccctcggCTTCGCCCTTGCCCTCACCCTTACCCTGACCCTCGCCCACGGCTTCGCTCgtgccctcaccctcaccttcaccctcaccctcgccctcgccttcgcccctgccttcttccttgccctcaccctcaccttcaccctcaccctcgccctcgcccctgccttcttccttgccctcaccctcaccttcacccttgtCCTTACCCTCGCCTTCGCCCTTACCCTTGCCCTAACCCTTaccctcactctcgccctcaccctcgccctcacccttgcACTCATTATcaccctcgtcctcgccctcaccttcaccctcgccttcatcatcaccctcgccctcgctctcagCCTCGCCTtcgccctcaccttcaccctcgccctctcactcGCCCTCACCTTCGCTCTCACCTTCGCCCTCGCTCTGTTCGAAGTCTTTTTTGTCCTCTTTTTCCACACTTCatga